The following proteins are encoded in a genomic region of Gouania willdenowi chromosome 6, fGouWil2.1, whole genome shotgun sequence:
- the pnpla8 gene encoding calcium-independent phospholipase A2-gamma produces MSRLRTTLDSVTRAVGSTDLISKFSRLKPGGYTADGTNAEKTLLNAANKLTSSNTTAVSSPDTKMKAGEENATEEKSDKQCRDGTEKTFVIPMKPTPTLASAANQSAASSSPNVAKQTMQLFQPVNLSTSMDETYKTLAHHINTYFGTNTQGEDGEKNQQQHKDAEEVVYEPERTKDRIIIMSPVSEVKIVESSVSSSSVEEPSAAIDEKSSLPSAAPPIPVPTTHSKKGFTHYLSYPRPSVQAFVGSYIAPLVPKFRGEKEKSAAVAVSESIVEKEKAVEKTDNEEKEAENVRKLQMQREKIIARVSVDNRTRALVKGLQRVTDVKLLTTRVEELSYHFLEFPETRGVAIKEGVLPCLLKLRQARDLPLHASVREAIASVGYTDPVKGRGIRVLAIDGGGTRGLLALQTLHKLEGLTGKRIHELFDYICGVSTGAILAFMLGIFQIPLEECEEMYRKLGTDVFNQNVIVGTVKMGWSHAFYDSEMWENILKERLGDGLMIESARDPNCPKVSAVSTIVNRGLPLKAHVFRNYRLMPGVRSHYLGDCKHKMWQAIRASSAAPGYFQEFALGKDLHQDGGLLINNPTALAIHECKCLWPNTPLQCVLSLGTGRYETTGKNNVAYTSLKTKLTNVISSATDTEEVHTMLDALLPPDTYFRFNPLMSEDVPMNESRREKLNFLISEGERYLELNEVKLKKAASVLGQEKGAIQRLAEWAKLKADMYEGLPFGSKL; encoded by the exons ATGTCACGGCTTCGGACCACGCTCGACAGTGTCACCAGGGCAGTCGGCAGCACAGACCTAATCTCCAAGTTCTCTCGCCTCAAGCCTGGTGGTTACACGGCCGACGGCACCAATGCAGAAAAAACTCTGCTGAATgctgctaacaagctaacgtccTCCAACACGACTGCTGTCTCATCGCCTGACACTAAGATGAAAGCAGGGGAAGAAAACGCAACAGAGGAAAAGTCAGATAAGCAGTGCCGAGATGGGACGGAAAAAACGTTTGTTATCCCAATGAAGCCCACGCCTACTTTAGCCTCAGCGGCCAATCAGTCTGCAGCAAGCTCTTCTCCTAACGTGGCCAAACAAACCATGCAGCTGTTCCAACCAGTGAATCTGTCCACCAGCATGGACGAGACGTACAAAACTCTGGCTCATCACATCAACACCTACTTTGGCACCAACACACAGGGAGAAGATGGAGAAAAAAACCAGCAGCAGCACAAAGATGCAGAAGAAGTTGTTTATGAACCTGAGAGAACCAAGGACCGAATCATCATCATGTCCCCGGTGTCAGAAGTGAAGATAGTGGAAAGTTCCGTATCCTCGTCATCTGTAGAAGAGCCCAGTGCTGCTATTGATGAGAAGTCCAGTCTGCCTTCAGCAGCTCCCCCCATCCCTGTGCCCACCACACATTCCAAAAAAGGCTTCACCCACTATCTGTCCTATCCTCGACCCAGTGTCCAGGCGTTCGTCGGTAGCTACATCGCACCTTTAGTCCCCAAATTCAgaggagagaaagagaaaagtgCAGCAGTGGCTGTGAGCGAGTCCATTGTGGAGAAGGAGAAGGCAGTGGAGAAAACCGACAATGAGGAGAAGGAAGCTGAGAACGTCCGAAAACTGCAAATGCAAAGAGAAAAG ATAATAGCTCGAGTGAGTGTGGACAACAGGACCAGAGCTCTGGTCAAAGGCCTGCAGAGGGTCACTGACGTCAAACTGCTCACCACTCGGGTGGAGGAGCTCAGCTATCACTTCCTGGAGTTTCCTGAGACGAGAGGTGTAGCCATCAAG GAAGGTGTGTTGCCCTGCCTATTAAAACTGCGCCAAGCCAGGGATCTTCCTCTTCATGCGTCTGTGAGAGAAGCAATAGCCTCGGTGGGCTACACGGACCCCGTCAAAGGCAGAGGAATCAGGGTCCTGGCCATAGATGGAGGGGGCACAAG GGGACTACTGGCTCTCCAGACTCTCCATAAGTTAGAGGGTCTGACGGGGAAACGGATCCACGAGCTCTTCGATTACATCTGTGGCGTCAGCACAG GTGCCATCCTGGCCTTCATGCTGGGGATTTTTCAGATTCCATTAGAAGAGTGTGAGGAGATGTACAGGAAGCTGGGCACAGATGTGTTTAACCAGAATGTCATCGTGGGAACTGTGAAGATGGGATGGAGTCATGCGTTCTATGACAGCGAGATGTGGGAAAATATCCTCAA AGAACGATTGGGCGACGGGCTGATGATTGAGAGTGCAAGGGACCCCAACTGTCCTAAA GTGTCAGCAGTGAGCACCATTGTGAACAGAGGCCTGCCTCTGAAAGCCCACGTTTTCAGGAACTACAGACTCATGCCAGGAGTGAGGTCGCACTACCTCGGAGACTGCAAACACAAGATGTGGCAGGCCATCAGGGCCTCGTCTGCCGCCCCGGGATACTTCCAGGAATTTGCCCTGGGAAAAGACCTTCATCAG GATGGTGGACTCCTCATCAACAATCCCACAGCGTTGGCTATTCATGAGTGCAAGTGTCTGTGGCCCAACACGCCTCTGCAGTGCGTGTTGTCTCTGGGAACCGGGCGCTACGAGACGACGGGAAAGAACAACGTGGCGTACACGAGCCTAAAGACCAAGCTCACCAACGTCATCAGCAGTGCCACTGATACTGAGG AGGTGCACACCATGCTGGATGCCCTCCTGCCACCTGACACCTACTTCCGCTTCAACCCGTTAATGAGCGAGGACGTGCCGATGAACGAGAGCCGCAGAGAGAAGCTAAATTTCCTGATCAGCGAGGGAGAGCGCTACCTGGAACTCAATGAGGTGAAGCTAAAGAAGGCGGCGAGCGTGCTGGGCCAGGAGAAGGGAGCCATCCAGAGACTGGCTGAGTGGGCCAAGCTGAAAGCAGACATGTACGAGGGCCTTCCCTTTGGGTCCAAACTCTAA